The Aquificaceae bacterium genome segment GTCTCATTTATTCTTGAAAGGGCAAATCTTTCCATATTTATCTTGTATGCCTTGGGCTTATCTTCTATACTTTTAAGAGCAAGGTCAAAAAGTCCATTGTAAGGTCCTACGAAGGTATACCCTCCAGAGCTAACCACTATTGGAAGTCTTTCGGAACCTACACCTGGGTCCACCACACATAGAAATATCGTGCCCTTTGGAAAATAGGAAAAATGAGCTTTTAAAAGTAAGGCACCATGAAGTATATTAAAAGGCTCTACTTCATGGCTTATGTCAATTAGCTGAACCTCGGGGTTTATGCCAAGTATTACGCCCTTCATAACTCCCACAAAACCATCTTTATGTCCAAAGTCAGTAAGCATTGCCACAAACCCCCTCATGAGATATTATGTTAAAATGAATACCAAAGGAGGTGCAAACCATGGAAAAAAACATGGCAGTTTGGGACAGAGCTATAAGGATAGTCTTGGGGCTTGTTTTCCTTTACCTTGCCTTTACAAAAGGCGGTGCTTGGTGGATACTGGGTTTAATAGGCATAGTGTTCATAGGAACTTCTGCTATAGGCTTTTGTCCCCTATATAGGGTGGTAGGCATAAAGACAGGTTGAAGGTCCTTGCAATAGATTATGGCAGTAAGCGTATAGGATTAGCCCTTGGAGATACGACCCTTGGTATAGCTTTACCGCTGGAGGTTATTGAAAATAAGGGTGAGAAAACCTTACAAGTTATATCTAATAAAGTAAAAGACTTTGGGGTTCACATCATTTTGATAGGACTTCCTCTTACACAAAGGGGGAAGGAGGGACAAAGGGCAAAAGAGGTAAAAGGCTTTACAGAAAAACTAAAGGAGTTCCTGCCAGAAGATGTTGAGATAATACTTTGGGATGAGAGATACACTACAGAAGAGGCTTATAGGCTCATGCAAGGTGTAGGCTTAAAGAGAAAGGAAAGACTCAAAGACAGCCTGTCAGCCTACATTATACTTCTGGAGTATATGGAAAGCCTATGAAATACCTAAAGTTCCTTCTTCCAGTTATTATTTTGGTGCTCTTTGTTTTTTATTCCTTCCTACCTGTAAATATACAGGAAAAAACCGTGGAAATAGCATACCGCACATCCACAAAGGATATAGCCTTCCAATTATACAAGGAAGGGCTTTTGAGAAATCCTATGAGTTTTTTAATTATTCATGCGGTATACAAGAAAAAACTGGAAGCAGGAGAGTATGAGTTCAAAGGTCTTGTATATCCCTGGGATATATACGAAAAGCTTAGTAAGGGTTTAAAGAAGGTTTACAGGATAACTATACCGGAAGGTTCAGATATCTACGATATAGCAAGAATCTTGGAGGAAAACCACATATGCTCTGCAGAAGACTTTCTAAAATATGCTCTTTCTGAAGACACTGTTAAAAAATATGGGCTTAAGGTGGGCAGTATGGAAGGCTTTCTTTTCCCAGACACCTATTTTTTCTCAAAAAATACTCACCCATTGAGAGTTATAGATGTAATGCACAAAAACTTTCTGAAAAAAACCGAAGAGCTTAGGGAAAAACTTGAAGAGAAAGGACTAACCCTTGAAGAATGGGTTACCATAGCATCCATGATAGAGAAGGAGACCGCAAAGCCTGAAGAGAGACCTCTCGTGTCCGCAGTTATACACAACAGACTAAGAAAGGGTATGAAACTGCAGATAGACCCTACTGTTATATACGCACTAAAAAGAAGGAATATGTGGGAAGGTCGCCTTACACTAAGACATCTTAGACTTGAAGACCCATATAATACTTACGTTTATTTTGGTCTTCCACCATCTCCCATATGCAACCCTGGACTTGAATCCCTAAAGGCTGCTCTTGAACCTGCGGAAGTTGATTATTTATACTTTGTTGCGGATGGTTCAGGAGGGCACTATTTCAGTAAAACATATCAAGAGCACAGCATAAGAGTAAGGGAATATAGGAATGCAAGAAGGTAGATATATATATTTAGCTGGTTTTGGTGTGGAAAAGAGGCTTATACTTGCCACAGCAAAAAACATAAAAGAGGTGTTTGGCTTTGAAGTAAGATTTTCATACATTACACTTCCGCCAAGACTGGGCTTTAACCCTTATAGAAGACAATATCATGCCAGCACAATTTTAGAGTTCCTGTCAAAAGTCTATTATCCTGACATGTTAAAGTTTATAGCACTTTTGTCCTTTGACCTCTACGAAGAAGGTTTGAATTTTGTATTTGGACTTGCCCAACTTGGAGGAAAGTATGCGGTAGTAAACACACACAGACTTCATAGCCAAGAGGAAAGACTTTTCTTTGAAAGGGTTTTCAGAGAGGTAAACCATGAACTCGGTCATACTTTTGGGCTTACACATTGCAAAAACAGGGAGTGTGTTATGAGCTTCTCCAACAGCCTGCAGGATGTGGATGCTAAGAGTAGGTTTTTCTGTGAGAGTTGTAGTAAAATACTTCCAAAACCCTAAGGAGGTTTGTTATGGCGACTATAACCTATGAAGAAGCTCTTCAGTTATTGAGAGAGCAGATAAAGGGCTTTGAAGCGTCCGCAAAGATGGAAGAGGTGGGTGTGGTCTATTACGTGGGTGATGGTGTGGCAAGGGCTTATGGACTTGATAATGTGATGGCGAACGAGCTTGTGGAGTTTGAAGGCGGAACCATGGGACTTGCCTTTAACCTTGAAGAGGACAACGTGGGTATTATAGTGCTTGGTAGCGAGAGCGGTATAAGGGAAGGCTCAATAGTTAGGAGAACGGGAAGGATCTTGGACGCTCCTGTGGGTGAGGGGCTCATAGGAAGGGTTATAGACCCTTTGGGCAACCCTCTTGACGGAAAGGGACCTATAAAGTATGAATACAGGTCTCCAGTGGAGAAGATAGCACCAGGGGTTGTAAAGAGAAAGTCGGTGCATGAGCCACTCCAGACGGGCATAAAAGCTATAGATGCTATGATACCTATAGGAAGAGGTCAAAGGGAGTTAATTATTGGAGACAGGTCTACTGGAAAAACTACCATATGCATAGACACCATACTAAACCAGAAGGATACAGACGTTTATTGTATATACGTTGCTATAGGTCAAAAGAGGTCAACTACCGCAAGGATTATAGAACTTCTTGAAAGAAGTGGTGCTATGGAATACACTTGCGTGGTAGTGGCATCCGCTACAGACCCAGCATCTCTGCAATATCTTGCTCCCTTTGTAGGATGCACCATAGGAGAATACTTTAGGGACAACGGAAAACATGCTCTTATCATCTATGACGACCTTTCAAAGCATGCGGAAGCCTACAGACAGCTTTCCCTTCTTATGAGAAGACCTCCTGGTAGAGAAGCGTATCCTGGAGATGTCTTTTATCTACACTCAAGACTTTTGGAGCGTGCAGCGAAGCTAAATGACGAATTAGGTGCAGGTTCCCTTACCGCCTTACCCATAATAGAAACAAAGGCTGGAGACGTAGCTGCCTATATTCCCACAAATGTTATATCTATAACTGACGGGCAGATATACCTTGAACCAGACCTCTTTAACAAAGGCATAAGACCAGCTATAAACGTGGGTCTTTCTGTTTCAAGGGTTGGTGGTGCGGCACAGATAAAGGCTATGAAACAGGTAGCTGGAACTCTAAGACTTGAGCTCGCACAGTTTAGGGAGTTGGAAGCTTTTGTGCAGTTTGCTTCGGAGCTTGACAAGGCTACACAGCAAACTATAAATAGAGGTCTTAGGCTCGTGGAGCTTCTAAAGCAAGAACCCTATAACCCTATTCCTGTTGAGAAGCAGATAATAGCCATATACGCAGGAACGAATGGATACCTTGATGACCTGCCTGTGGAATCTGTAAGAAAGTTTGAAAAGGAGCTATATGTCTATCTTGACAAGGAAAGACCAGACCTGCTAAAAGAGATAAGGGAGAAGAAAGCCCTTGATGACCAGCTAAAAGCAAAGATAGACCAAGCCCTCAAAGATTTCAAATCCAAGTTTATTCCTTGAGGGTATACATAGGCTGTAGCGGGTTTTTCTACAAAGACTGGGTGGGAGGGTTTTACCCTCCTCTTTTAAAAAGGGAGGATTACATAAGGTTCTATTCTAAATACTTTGAGGTGGTGGAGATAAACTCGTCCTTTTATAACTTTCCCAACAGAGGAGCGGTAAAGAGCATGCTTTCCAGAACTTCAAGTTTGAAGTTTGCTTTCAAAGCTCATAGAGTCTTTACCCATGATAGAAACTATCTCCAAGAAGACGTTAAGAAGTTTCTACACGCCATAGAACCTGTCATTGAAGAGGATCGCTTTATTGCAATTCTTTTCCAATTTCCTGAAAGCTTTGGCTACAGAGAAGAAAACCTTCAGCATATAAAAAGACTCTCAGAGGATTTCAGAGGTTTACAAAAGGTTGTTGAGATAAGAAACAAAAGCTTCAAAAAGTCAGATTTTTATAGTTTCCTTGAAGAACTCGGCTTTTCTCTCGTTAACACTGATGCACCGAAGGGAGGTGGCTTTCTTGTAGGTCCGTGGGTTGGGGTAGGTGGGATAAACTACGTGAGGATTCATGGTAGAGACCATGAAAAGCCTTACGACTACCTTTATTCCCTTGAAGAGCTCAAAAAAATAAAGGAAAAAATCAAAAAGTTAGGGAACAAGGACACATACGTATTTTTTAACAATACGGTAAAAGCCCGAGCAGTGCTTAACGCACTTCAGTTAAAACTACTTTTTGGTATAAGAGTGGACATTCCCAAAAGCCTTCAAAGCTCCTTGAGAGAGAAAGAGTGGGAATAGACTATTATCAAATGGACTACGGTTAGATGAAGAATTTGCAAGGGCTTTGAAAAAGCACAACCTATTGTAAGTGCATATTTTAGCCTCTTATTGTCAATTTTTGTGATAGGGATATATTTAAACTTACTATGAGGGATATAAGCAAGGACGCAAAAGAGCTTTTGGAGAAGGCTCTTCAGGAGCATATGGCTGGAAATATACAGCAAGCTATAGAACTCTACAAACAGTCCATAGAAATTCAACCTACTGCGGAAGCGTATACTTACATGGGCTGGGCGTATAGCATGCTTGGTGAGCTTGAAACCGCAATAGAGCTCTGTCTTAAGGCTATAGAAATAGACCCAGATTTTGGAAACCCATATAACGATATAGGTTCATATCTTATGGCTATGGGGAAGCTTGACGAGGCTATTCCATGGCTCAAAAGGGCAATAACTGCACCAAGATACGAACCAAGGCAATATCCTCATATGAACTTGGCAAGGATATATCTTATGAAGGGAATGTATAAGGATGCACTAATAGAAGTGGAGAATGCCATAAGGGTAGCTCCAGATTACAAGCCAGCGCATATATTGAGGCATCAGATATTAGCTATGCTAAACTAATAGAATGGCAAAGCAAACTGGAGAGCTTACTGTAGCCTACAACAAGGAAGCAAAGGCGGAATACGAGATATTGGAGACCTATGAAGCTGGGATAGTGCTTGAAGGACCTGAAGTAAAAGCCCTCAGAAACAGACAAACAGTTTCTTTTAAAGACAGTTTCGTGAGGATTCAAGATGGAGAGGCTTGGCTTTATAACCTGTATATTGCACCTTATCGCTATGCGACCATAAAACCTCCAGACCCACTCAGAACCAGAAAGCTCCTGCTTCATAAAAGGGAAATACTTAGGCTTATGGGAAAGGTGAAGGAAAAAGGCTATACCCTTATACCTCTGAGAGTATACTTCAAAAATGGAAAAGTGAAGGTGGAGATAGCTCTCGCTCGTGGTAAGAAGGCTCACGATAGAAGGGAAGAGCTCCGTCAAAGAGACCTTGAGAGACAGCTAAGGAGGGAGTTGAAGGAAGGGAAGATAAAGCTATAATATATAATTCTGCTTAGGAGGGGTGGCCGAGTGGACGAAGGCGGGTGATTTGAAATCACCAGTGGGTTCACAGCCCACCGGGGGTTCGAATCCCTCCCCCTCCGCCAACCACAATCTCTAAAAGTTTCAAAACCTCCTCGGTCTTTATGCCAATATCCTCAGCTAAAGTTATACACTCTCTTTCAAGTTCCTGTATCTTTTCCCATAGAGCCTCGCCATACAAAAGATAAAAGCCATCCTTGTCCTTTAGGTCATCCACCATCTGAAAGAGCAAACCTGCCTTTAGACCCAAAATTTCAAGATTTCTAAAAAGGTCTGACCTTTTGGCTACTATGCCACCAGCTTTGAAACAAAAGGAGAAAAGCCTTGCGGTTTTCTTGAGGCTTATCTCTTCTTGAGAGGAGAGCTTTCTTATATCCATAACCTGTCCACCCACCATACCATTAAATCCAGAATCAAAAGCAAGTTCTCTGATGAGTAATAAAAGCTCTCTGTCTTGTATGCTTCTAAAGTTTTCTCTTGTAGAGAGCACTTCAAAGGCATAAGTAAGCAAGGCATCACCTGCCAGTATGGCGAGGTCTTCACCAAAAACTAAGTGGCATGTGGGTTTTCCTCTCCTTACGCTGTCGTTATCAAGTGCAGGAAGGTCGTCATGAATCAAAGAGTAGTTATGCACCATCTCCACTGCACAGCCTACAGTAATGGCATCCTCTATATCACCACCAAGGGCGTTGCATACCGCACACAAAAAGAGAGGTCTTATGCGTTTGCCTTCCTGAAAAAGGTAATAGGACATGGCTTGATAAAGGAGCTGTGGCTCAAAGGGTCTTAGAAGGTCTCTAAGCCTCCCTTCTATCTTCTCCTTCCATCTTTGAAGGTTTTCCATTCTTTAACGTTCCACTGGAGAGATTTCAAAATTTTCCATTCTGTATAGGTCTCCCTCTTTGCCTGAATGCATCTGTCTTAGGTCATAGTTAACTAAAAACCTATTGCCCTTGTATTCAAAAAGCACGCTACACTTAAAGACTCCCTCTTCTGTCTTACGAGCTTTACCCTTTTCTATGAGCTTAAGCTCCCTCATAACAGGTTCTATCTTGTTCATTAAAGCGCTCTCCACTTCTTGAGTTTCACCGGTGATAAGAGAAAAGCCTACGCCTAAACCTAAGAGGAGTGCTTCCATGGGATTTTGTTGAGACCACACATAAAAGGCGGTCTGAGCTCTTACGTCCTCTAAGAATTTTTCCTCATAGCAGGGGTTTGTGAAGGGTAAGCCTTTGCAACTTACAGAGAAGGCAAAAGCAAGTATAAAAAGCAGTTTATGGTAGCTCTTTTTCATAGCTTGCCTAATTAATTATACACCGGACTGCGCATCCAAAGTAAAGGCGAAGTGCAAGTTCAAAATATTATGGCAGTCAAGAAGTAGTCGGATATTAGGATAAGCATAGATGAGGTTACCACACTATTGGTAGTAGCCCTTCCCACGCCTTCTGTTCCACCCTTTGTGTAGTATCCAAAATAACAGCTAACCGCAGAGATAATAAAGCCAAAAAAGACCGCCTTGTATAGACCGCCGATGAAGTCATATAGCTCTACCAAGTCTTTCATTTTCTCCCAGAAGAGGTATTCGTTTACTCCAAAGAGTTTTACCGCCACAAACCAGCCACCAAATATGCCAGATATGTCCGCAATTACCACAAGCATAGGGACACCCACAATGCCTGCAAATAACCTTGGAGACACAAGATAGCTCTTTGGGTTTATTCCCATTACCTCAAGGGCGTCTATCTGCTCTGTTATCCTCATTGTGCCTATTTGAGCAGTCATTGCAGAGCCTACCCTTGCCACCACCATGAGGGAGGCAAGCACTGGTCCAAGCTCCCTTCCCATGGATATGGCAACTACTGCACCGATGAGAAACTCCGCATTAAAGCGACTAAAGGTGCTATAGGTCTGGAGTGCTATAACGCCACCAGAAAAAATAGAGGTTATAACTACCACAGGTATAGTTTCTGATGCCAAATAGGCAAGCTGTTTAAAAAAATGTCTTGCCTTCGGAGGTTTTCTAAAAAGGTAATACAGACCCCACAGGGTAAGAAGTGTAGCTTTTCCAACCTCTTCAAAAATTCTTAACATGTTGGATATACCTTTCAAACCTTTCCTTTATCTCTTCCATGAAGTCTCCACCCAGTTTTTCAAGTAGGGCGTCTGCAAGCACTATAGCAAGCATGGCTTCACCTACTACAGATGCGGCAGGCACTGCCACCACATCGCTTCTTTCCTTTCCAGCCTTTACTCCTTCCTTGGTGTTTATGTCCACACTTCTAAGTGGCTTTGTCAAAGTTGGTATGGGTTTCATAACACACCTAACCACAATAGGCATACCGTTGGTTATGCCTCCCTCTGTGCCACCGAGGTTGTTGCTGTATCTAAAATACCCTTCCCCTTCCGACCAGCCTATTTCGTCATGAACTTCAGAGCCAAAACGCTCCCCGCTTTCAAAGCCGAGCCCAATCTCCACACCTTTTATTGCCTGCACACTCATCATAGCCTGAGCTATCCTGCCATCTATACGCTTGTCCCATTGAATATGACTTCCAAGACCGGGAGGAACGCCCAAGGCAAAGACTTCAAAAACACCACCAAGGCTCTCTCCCTTTTCCTTTGCCTCATCTATTGCTCTTATAAACTCCTCGTCCTTTGTAGGGTCTGGAAAACGCACCTCGGAGAGTTCTGCAAGTTGATGTCTTCTCCAAAGGTCTTGCTCCTCTATGGGAGGCTTAACCTTTCCTATGCTGAGCACATAGCTACCTATTTTTATACCAAACTCTTCAAGAAACCTTTTGCAAACCGCTCCAACCGCAACCCTTGAGGCGGTTTCTCTGGCGGATGCTCTTTCAAGGATGTTCCTTAGGTCTCTTTGGTTATACTTTATGCCACCTGCCAAGTCCGCATGACCTGGGCGAGGTCTCACAAAGGGCACAAGGCTCTCTGGTTGCTCTCCCTCATATGCCATCTTCTCCTGCCAGTTTTCCCAGTCTTTGTTCCATATAACCATACTTATGGGACTTCCCAAGGTTTTGCCAAAACGCAGACCAGAGAGAAACTCCACCCTGTCGCTTTCTATCTTCATCCTCCCTCCTCTGCCATAGCCTCTTTGCCTTCTTTGAAGCTCTCTGTTTATATACTCGGAGGAAAGCTCAAGGTTTGCAGGAATACCCTCAAGGATGCATACTAACGCCTTCCCGTGCGACTCTCCTGCGGTAAGAAACCTAATAGGCATCAGTCTCTTACAGAAACCGCCTTTACCACCTTACCTGCTTTTAGACACTTGGTGCAAACATATACTCTTTTTACAGTTCCATCCTCAAGAACAATCCTAACCTTCTGAAGGTTTGGTTTAAAGGTCCTTGGATTTCGCTCTCCGGAGAAAGTCACACTCTTTCCAAACTTGGTGGTCTTTCCACAAACATAACACCTTGCCATTTTCAACCTCCTTTAAAGGGACAATATTATATTAGAATAACATGAAAGTAGACCTTACAAACCTACTAAGGAAAGAAGAGCCAAACAGTTGGTCAGAGGAGGACTTTAAAAGGTATCTCAAGGACAGTCTTATTGAAATTATAAGGCTTGAGTTAGAGAATCTGCCAAGGCAAGAATGGGAGAAGACTCTCCGAACTTGGTCTAAGATATGCTCCTTTGCGGACAGCCTAAGGCGGAAGGAGGAAAAGGAAAGGCAGGAGCTATACAAGAGGTTTAACTTTGACAGTGTAATGGTGCATATAACGGAAAGCCTTATAGAAAAACTCAACATGGCTCGCTCTATGGGGCTTTTGCGTGAGGGTGATAAGCCAGAAAGGATAATTAGTCTTGGTCTTGAGGTGGCGGAGGGCTCTGAAGAGATTAGCTTTATGAAGAGGTTTTTCAAAGCCTAAATTTATCCTTTATGAGAGTGGCGGTTGGTATGAGCGGGGGTGTAGATAGTAGTGTCTGTGCCCTCCTTATGAAGGAAGCAGGTCATGAGGTTATTGGTATAACGCTCCGCTTTCATCAAGTATGCGATACGGATGGTTTAAGGGTTTGCTGTTCTCCAGAGGATGTAAGGGATGCGGTGAGGGTTTCTCAACACTTAGGCATACCTCATTTAACGCTTAGCTGGGAAGAGGTCTTTGAAAAGAGGGTTATAGAATACTTTTTGAGGGAAACCCTCAGGGGTAAGACGCCAAATCCC includes the following:
- the aroC gene encoding chorismate synthase; this encodes MPIRFLTAGESHGKALVCILEGIPANLELSSEYINRELQRRQRGYGRGGRMKIESDRVEFLSGLRFGKTLGSPISMVIWNKDWENWQEKMAYEGEQPESLVPFVRPRPGHADLAGGIKYNQRDLRNILERASARETASRVAVGAVCKRFLEEFGIKIGSYVLSIGKVKPPIEEQDLWRRHQLAELSEVRFPDPTKDEEFIRAIDEAKEKGESLGGVFEVFALGVPPGLGSHIQWDKRIDGRIAQAMMSVQAIKGVEIGLGFESGERFGSEVHDEIGWSEGEGYFRYSNNLGGTEGGITNGMPIVVRCVMKPIPTLTKPLRSVDINTKEGVKAGKERSDVVAVPAASVVGEAMLAIVLADALLEKLGGDFMEEIKERFERYIQHVKNF
- a CDS encoding DUF2892 domain-containing protein; protein product: MEKNMAVWDRAIRIVLGLVFLYLAFTKGGAWWILGLIGIVFIGTSAIGFCPLYRVVGIKTG
- the ruvX gene encoding Holliday junction resolvase RuvX gives rise to the protein MKVLAIDYGSKRIGLALGDTTLGIALPLEVIENKGEKTLQVISNKVKDFGVHIILIGLPLTQRGKEGQRAKEVKGFTEKLKEFLPEDVEIILWDERYTTEEAYRLMQGVGLKRKERLKDSLSAYIILLEYMESL
- a CDS encoding MlaE family lipid ABC transporter permease subunit — translated: MLRIFEEVGKATLLTLWGLYYLFRKPPKARHFFKQLAYLASETIPVVVITSIFSGGVIALQTYSTFSRFNAEFLIGAVVAISMGRELGPVLASLMVVARVGSAMTAQIGTMRITEQIDALEVMGINPKSYLVSPRLFAGIVGVPMLVVIADISGIFGGWFVAVKLFGVNEYLFWEKMKDLVELYDFIGGLYKAVFFGFIISAVSCYFGYYTKGGTEGVGRATTNSVVTSSMLILISDYFLTAIIF
- a CDS encoding polyprenyl synthetase family protein, yielding MENLQRWKEKIEGRLRDLLRPFEPQLLYQAMSYYLFQEGKRIRPLFLCAVCNALGGDIEDAITVGCAVEMVHNYSLIHDDLPALDNDSVRRGKPTCHLVFGEDLAILAGDALLTYAFEVLSTRENFRSIQDRELLLLIRELAFDSGFNGMVGGQVMDIRKLSSQEEISLKKTARLFSFCFKAGGIVAKRSDLFRNLEILGLKAGLLFQMVDDLKDKDGFYLLYGEALWEKIQELERECITLAEDIGIKTEEVLKLLEIVVGGGGGIRTPGGL
- the rpmB gene encoding 50S ribosomal protein L28, which codes for MARCYVCGKTTKFGKSVTFSGERNPRTFKPNLQKVRIVLEDGTVKRVYVCTKCLKAGKVVKAVSVRD
- a CDS encoding archaemetzincin family Zn-dependent metalloprotease, with the translated sequence MEKRLILATAKNIKEVFGFEVRFSYITLPPRLGFNPYRRQYHASTILEFLSKVYYPDMLKFIALLSFDLYEEGLNFVFGLAQLGGKYAVVNTHRLHSQEERLFFERVFREVNHELGHTFGLTHCKNRECVMSFSNSLQDVDAKSRFFCESCSKILPKP
- a CDS encoding DUF72 domain-containing protein: MRVYIGCSGFFYKDWVGGFYPPLLKREDYIRFYSKYFEVVEINSSFYNFPNRGAVKSMLSRTSSLKFAFKAHRVFTHDRNYLQEDVKKFLHAIEPVIEEDRFIAILFQFPESFGYREENLQHIKRLSEDFRGLQKVVEIRNKSFKKSDFYSFLEELGFSLVNTDAPKGGGFLVGPWVGVGGINYVRIHGRDHEKPYDYLYSLEELKKIKEKIKKLGNKDTYVFFNNTVKARAVLNALQLKLLFGIRVDIPKSLQSSLREKEWE
- the smpB gene encoding SsrA-binding protein SmpB, with the translated sequence MAKQTGELTVAYNKEAKAEYEILETYEAGIVLEGPEVKALRNRQTVSFKDSFVRIQDGEAWLYNLYIAPYRYATIKPPDPLRTRKLLLHKREILRLMGKVKEKGYTLIPLRVYFKNGKVKVEIALARGKKAHDRREELRQRDLERQLRRELKEGKIKL
- a CDS encoding tetratricopeptide repeat protein, which gives rise to MRDISKDAKELLEKALQEHMAGNIQQAIELYKQSIEIQPTAEAYTYMGWAYSMLGELETAIELCLKAIEIDPDFGNPYNDIGSYLMAMGKLDEAIPWLKRAITAPRYEPRQYPHMNLARIYLMKGMYKDALIEVENAIRVAPDYKPAHILRHQILAMLN
- the mltG gene encoding endolytic transglycosylase MltG; this translates as MKYLKFLLPVIILVLFVFYSFLPVNIQEKTVEIAYRTSTKDIAFQLYKEGLLRNPMSFLIIHAVYKKKLEAGEYEFKGLVYPWDIYEKLSKGLKKVYRITIPEGSDIYDIARILEENHICSAEDFLKYALSEDTVKKYGLKVGSMEGFLFPDTYFFSKNTHPLRVIDVMHKNFLKKTEELREKLEEKGLTLEEWVTIASMIEKETAKPEERPLVSAVIHNRLRKGMKLQIDPTVIYALKRRNMWEGRLTLRHLRLEDPYNTYVYFGLPPSPICNPGLESLKAALEPAEVDYLYFVADGSGGHYFSKTYQEHSIRVREYRNARR
- the atpA gene encoding F0F1 ATP synthase subunit alpha, translating into MATITYEEALQLLREQIKGFEASAKMEEVGVVYYVGDGVARAYGLDNVMANELVEFEGGTMGLAFNLEEDNVGIIVLGSESGIREGSIVRRTGRILDAPVGEGLIGRVIDPLGNPLDGKGPIKYEYRSPVEKIAPGVVKRKSVHEPLQTGIKAIDAMIPIGRGQRELIIGDRSTGKTTICIDTILNQKDTDVYCIYVAIGQKRSTTARIIELLERSGAMEYTCVVVASATDPASLQYLAPFVGCTIGEYFRDNGKHALIIYDDLSKHAEAYRQLSLLMRRPPGREAYPGDVFYLHSRLLERAAKLNDELGAGSLTALPIIETKAGDVAAYIPTNVISITDGQIYLEPDLFNKGIRPAINVGLSVSRVGGAAQIKAMKQVAGTLRLELAQFRELEAFVQFASELDKATQQTINRGLRLVELLKQEPYNPIPVEKQIIAIYAGTNGYLDDLPVESVRKFEKELYVYLDKERPDLLKEIREKKALDDQLKAKIDQALKDFKSKFIP